A genomic region of Raphanus sativus cultivar WK10039 chromosome 6, ASM80110v3, whole genome shotgun sequence contains the following coding sequences:
- the LOC108811781 gene encoding kinesin-like protein KIN-7M, chloroplastic isoform X2, which translates to MASSSSRTRSRSRPPSPYSSASSTCSSHMNNNRLLPRSSSTTSASTIYNSAGLSGSRSMATSRSAVSDPGLIGGGSGNYKPPSPVTYSSDGLVSEPTSTTTSDRHSISVTVRFRPMSEREYQRGDEIAWYPDADKMVRNEYNPLTAYAFDKVFGPQATTIEVYDVAAKPVVKAAMEGVNGTVFAYGVTSSGKTHTMHGDQDFPGIIPLAIKDVFSIIQETTGREFLLRVSYLEIYNEVINDLLDPTGQNLRIREDSQGTYVEGIKEEVVLSPGHALSFIAAGEEHRHVGSNNFNLLSSRSHTIFTLMIESSAHGDQYDGVIFSQLNLIDLAGSESSKTETTGLRRKEGSFINKSLLTLGTVIGKLTEGKTTHVPFRDSKLTRLLQSSLSGHGHVSLICTVTPASSSSEETHNTLKFASRAKRIEINASRNKIIDEKSLIKKYQKEISTLKVELEQLRRGVLVGVSHEELLSLRQQLQEGQVKMQSRLEEEEEAKAALMSRIQKLTKLILVSTKSSIPGYIGDAPSHQRSISAGKDDLDSLLLDGDNLASPSSTMSLVSDASSGLKHRRSSSKLKDENSPVGFGAELSQGCITPDEMDLLAEQVKMLAGEIAFSKSTLKRLVDQSVNDPENSKPQIQSLEREIQEKQTQMRSLEQRITESGEGSIANASFVEMQQKVTRLMTQCNEKNFELEIISADNRILQEQLEKKCTENNELHEKVRLLEQRQSSQKPSPSCSGNAVSEEYVDELKKKVQSQEIENEKLKLEHVQSVEEMSGLRVQNQKLAEEASYAKELASAAAIELKNLADEVTKLSLQNAKLEKELVAARDLAAATQTRNNNSMNSVANRNGTRPGRKARITDSWNLNQEDLKMELQARKQREAVLEATLAEKQCMEEEYRKKTEEAKRREEALENDLANMWVLVAKLKKASSGVLSGPMSNEPHITEFAMGDEATDLENESQNNGILKERQVLIAAPEEVIVAKPEETPKEEPLVARLKARMQEMKEKEMKSQAAAAANADANSHVCKVCFESPTATILLPCRHFCLCKCCSLACSECPICRTNISDRLFAFPS; encoded by the exons ATGGCTTCATCGTCATCTAGAACAAGGAGCCGTTCAAGACCTCCGAGTCCTTACTCTTCGGCTTCATCGACTTGTTCATCTCACATGAACAACAACCGTCTCTTACCTCGCTCTTCCTCCACCACATCTGCCTCTACAATCTACAATTCCGCCGGCTTAAGCGGATCCCGATCTATGGCGACTAGTCGCAGCGCCGTCTCCGATCCCGGTCTCATCGGCGGCGGCTCCGGAAACTATAAACCTCCATCGCCCGTCACTTACTCATCGGACGGGTTGGTTAGCGAGCCTACGTCGACTACTACCTCTGATCGCCATAGCATCTCCGTCACCGTTCGGTTTCGTCCGATGAG TGAGAGGGAGTATCAAAGAGGAGATGAGATAGCTTGGTATCCTGACGCCGATAAGATGGTCAGGAATGAGTATAACCCCCTCACAGCTTACGCATTCG ATAAAGTTTTTGGACCACAAGCAACGACTATAGAGGTCTATGACGTAGCTGCAAAACCTGTTGTCAAGGCAGCTATGGAAGGTGTTAATG GTACCGTTTTCGCTTATGGTGTTACAAGCAGTGGAAAGACGCATACAATGCAT GGTGATCAAGACTTTCCTGGAATCATTCCATTAGCAATAAAAGACGTGTTCAGTATCATCCAGGAA ACTACCGGAAGAGAGTTCTTGCTCCGTGTTTCATATCTTGAAATATACAACGAG GTGATAAATGATTTACTGGATCCAACAGGGCAAAATTTACGCATAAGAGAGGATTCCCAG GGCACTTACGTTGAGGGTATCAAGGAAGAAGTTGTTTTATCTCCAGGTCATGCGCTATCTTTCATTGCAGCTGGGGAAG AACATCGTCATGTTGGCTCAAATAATTTCAATTTGCTGAGCAGCAGAAGTCACACAATATTTACACTG ATGATTGAAAGTAGTGCTCATGGAGATCAATATGATGGAGTTATCTTTTCTCAGCTA AATTTGATTGACTTAGCTGGGTCTGAGAGTTCCAAAACTGAGACAACTGGACTAAGGAGGAAAGAGGGTTCATTCATCAACAAGAGTCTTCTGACTCTTGGAACT GTAATTGGAAAACTAACTGAAGGCAAAACAACTCATGTCCCATTTCGGGACTCTAAGCTAACTCGACTCCTACAATCTTCATTGAGCGGGCATGGGCATGTATCG CTCATATGTACAGTTACTCCTGCGTCAAGCAGTTCTGAGGAAACTCATAATACGTTGAAGTTTGCCAGCAGGGCAAAGAGAATAGAAATTAATGCCTCACGCAATAAG ATTATAGATGAGAAGTCattgattaaaaaatatcagaaaGAAATCTCGACCCTTAAAGTGGAACTTGAACAGTTAAGAAGGGGTGTGCTTGTTGGTGTCAGTCACGAGGAGTTATTAAGCCTAAGGCAGCAG CTACAAGAAGGTCAGGTGAAAATGCAATCCAgattggaggaagaagaagaagctaaagcAGCTCTAATGAGTAGAATCCAAAAGCTTACGAAGCTCATACTCGTCTCTACCAAGAGTTCCATTCCCGGATATATAGGTGATGCACCTAGTCACCAGCGCAGCATTTCTGCTGGTAAAGATGAT TTGGACTCTCTGCTCTTGGATGGTGATAATCTGGCGTCTCCATCTTCGACTATGTCTCTTGTATCAGATGCTTCTTCAGGCCTTAAACACCGGCGGTCTTCGAGCAAGTTGAAGGATGAAAATTCTCCGGTTGGTTTTGGTGCGGAATTATCTCAA GGTTGCATTACTCCGGATGAAATGGACCTTCTTGCCGAACAGGTTAAGATGCTTGCTGGTGAGATAGCTTTCAGCAAAAGCACCCTAAAGCGTTTAGTGGATCAGTCCGTAAATGATCCAGAAAACTCAAAACCCCAA ATTCAGAGTCTAGAAAGAGAAATTcaagaaaaacaaacacaaatgaGGTCTTTGGAACAACGAATAACTGAGAGTGGTGAAGGTTCAATTGCTAATGCATCATTTGTTGAGATGCAACAG AAAGTTACGAGATTGATGACACAATGCAATGAGAAGAACTTTGAGCTAGAG ATCATATCAGCAGATAATCGTATTCTCCAAGAACAACTAGAGAAAAAG TGTACTGAGAACAATGAATTACACGAGAAAGTACGCCTTCTAGAGCAAAGGCAATCGAGTCAGAAGCCCTCACCCTCTTGTTCAGGTAATGCTGTCAGTGAAGAGTATGTAGACGAGCTGAAAAAGAAAGTACAATCTCAG GAGATCGAGAATGAAAAGTTGAAGTTAGAGCATGTGCAGAGTGTGGAGGAGATGAGTGGATTAAGAGTGCAAAATCAGAAACTAGCTGAAGAAGCTTCGTACGCTAAGGAATTGGCCTCTGCAGCTGCTATTGAGCTGAAAAATCTAGCTGATGAAGTAACAAAGCTATCCCTTCAAAACGCAAAGCTGGAAAAAGAACTAGTAGCTGCAAGAGACTTAGCGGCAGCAACTCAGACTCGTAACAATAACTCCATGAACAGTGTGGCAAATCGCAATGGGACAAGGCCAGGGAGAAAAGCAAGGATAACAGACTCGTGGAATCTCAACCAAGAAGATCTAAAAATGGAGTTGCAGGCGAGGAAACAGCGAGAAGCAGTTCTCGAGGCCACGTTAGCTGAGAAACAATGCATGGAAGAAGAGTATAGGAAAAAGACGGAAGAAgcaaagagaagagaagaggctTTGGAAAACGATTTAGCCAACATGTGGGTACTTGTTGCCAAGTTGAAGAAAGCAAGTAGTGGGGTTTTGTCAGGGCCAATGAGTAACGAACCTCACATCACTGAGTTTGCAATGGGAGACGAAGCTACAGATTTAGAGAACGAGAGTCAAAACAATGGCATCTTGAAAGAGAGACAAGTGTTGATTGCTGCACCTGAAGAAGTAATAGTTGCCAAGCCTGAAGAGACGCCAAAGGAGGAACCCCTTGTTGCTCGTCTTAAG GCAAGAATGCAAGAAATGAAGGAGAAAGAGATGaaatcacaggcggctgcagcTGCCAACGCAGACGCAAACTCACATGTCTGTAAAGTTTGTTTCGAGTCGCCAACAGCCACGATTCTCCTCCCTTGCCGTCATTTCTGCC TTTGTAAATGTTGTTCACTTGCCTGCTCCGAGTGCCCAATCTGCCGCACCAATATCTCCGATCGCCTGTTCGCCTTTCCCTCTTGA
- the LOC108811781 gene encoding kinesin-like protein KIN-7M, chloroplastic isoform X1 encodes MASSSSRTRSRSRPPSPYSSASSTCSSHMNNNRLLPRSSSTTSASTIYNSAGLSGSRSMATSRSAVSDPGLIGGGSGNYKPPSPVTYSSDGLVSEPTSTTTSDRHSISVTVRFRPMSEREYQRGDEIAWYPDADKMVRNEYNPLTAYAFDKVFGPQATTIEVYDVAAKPVVKAAMEGVNGTVFAYGVTSSGKTHTMHGDQDFPGIIPLAIKDVFSIIQETTGREFLLRVSYLEIYNEVINDLLDPTGQNLRIREDSQGTYVEGIKEEVVLSPGHALSFIAAGEEHRHVGSNNFNLLSSRSHTIFTLMIESSAHGDQYDGVIFSQLNLIDLAGSESSKTETTGLRRKEGSFINKSLLTLGTVIGKLTEGKTTHVPFRDSKLTRLLQSSLSGHGHVSLICTVTPASSSSEETHNTLKFASRAKRIEINASRNKIIDEKSLIKKYQKEISTLKVELEQLRRGVLVGVSHEELLSLRQQLQEGQVKMQSRLEEEEEAKAALMSRIQKLTKLILVSTKSSIPGYIGDAPSHQRSISAGKDDKLDSLLLDGDNLASPSSTMSLVSDASSGLKHRRSSSKLKDENSPVGFGAELSQGCITPDEMDLLAEQVKMLAGEIAFSKSTLKRLVDQSVNDPENSKPQIQSLEREIQEKQTQMRSLEQRITESGEGSIANASFVEMQQKVTRLMTQCNEKNFELEIISADNRILQEQLEKKCTENNELHEKVRLLEQRQSSQKPSPSCSGNAVSEEYVDELKKKVQSQEIENEKLKLEHVQSVEEMSGLRVQNQKLAEEASYAKELASAAAIELKNLADEVTKLSLQNAKLEKELVAARDLAAATQTRNNNSMNSVANRNGTRPGRKARITDSWNLNQEDLKMELQARKQREAVLEATLAEKQCMEEEYRKKTEEAKRREEALENDLANMWVLVAKLKKASSGVLSGPMSNEPHITEFAMGDEATDLENESQNNGILKERQVLIAAPEEVIVAKPEETPKEEPLVARLKARMQEMKEKEMKSQAAAAANADANSHVCKVCFESPTATILLPCRHFCLCKCCSLACSECPICRTNISDRLFAFPS; translated from the exons ATGGCTTCATCGTCATCTAGAACAAGGAGCCGTTCAAGACCTCCGAGTCCTTACTCTTCGGCTTCATCGACTTGTTCATCTCACATGAACAACAACCGTCTCTTACCTCGCTCTTCCTCCACCACATCTGCCTCTACAATCTACAATTCCGCCGGCTTAAGCGGATCCCGATCTATGGCGACTAGTCGCAGCGCCGTCTCCGATCCCGGTCTCATCGGCGGCGGCTCCGGAAACTATAAACCTCCATCGCCCGTCACTTACTCATCGGACGGGTTGGTTAGCGAGCCTACGTCGACTACTACCTCTGATCGCCATAGCATCTCCGTCACCGTTCGGTTTCGTCCGATGAG TGAGAGGGAGTATCAAAGAGGAGATGAGATAGCTTGGTATCCTGACGCCGATAAGATGGTCAGGAATGAGTATAACCCCCTCACAGCTTACGCATTCG ATAAAGTTTTTGGACCACAAGCAACGACTATAGAGGTCTATGACGTAGCTGCAAAACCTGTTGTCAAGGCAGCTATGGAAGGTGTTAATG GTACCGTTTTCGCTTATGGTGTTACAAGCAGTGGAAAGACGCATACAATGCAT GGTGATCAAGACTTTCCTGGAATCATTCCATTAGCAATAAAAGACGTGTTCAGTATCATCCAGGAA ACTACCGGAAGAGAGTTCTTGCTCCGTGTTTCATATCTTGAAATATACAACGAG GTGATAAATGATTTACTGGATCCAACAGGGCAAAATTTACGCATAAGAGAGGATTCCCAG GGCACTTACGTTGAGGGTATCAAGGAAGAAGTTGTTTTATCTCCAGGTCATGCGCTATCTTTCATTGCAGCTGGGGAAG AACATCGTCATGTTGGCTCAAATAATTTCAATTTGCTGAGCAGCAGAAGTCACACAATATTTACACTG ATGATTGAAAGTAGTGCTCATGGAGATCAATATGATGGAGTTATCTTTTCTCAGCTA AATTTGATTGACTTAGCTGGGTCTGAGAGTTCCAAAACTGAGACAACTGGACTAAGGAGGAAAGAGGGTTCATTCATCAACAAGAGTCTTCTGACTCTTGGAACT GTAATTGGAAAACTAACTGAAGGCAAAACAACTCATGTCCCATTTCGGGACTCTAAGCTAACTCGACTCCTACAATCTTCATTGAGCGGGCATGGGCATGTATCG CTCATATGTACAGTTACTCCTGCGTCAAGCAGTTCTGAGGAAACTCATAATACGTTGAAGTTTGCCAGCAGGGCAAAGAGAATAGAAATTAATGCCTCACGCAATAAG ATTATAGATGAGAAGTCattgattaaaaaatatcagaaaGAAATCTCGACCCTTAAAGTGGAACTTGAACAGTTAAGAAGGGGTGTGCTTGTTGGTGTCAGTCACGAGGAGTTATTAAGCCTAAGGCAGCAG CTACAAGAAGGTCAGGTGAAAATGCAATCCAgattggaggaagaagaagaagctaaagcAGCTCTAATGAGTAGAATCCAAAAGCTTACGAAGCTCATACTCGTCTCTACCAAGAGTTCCATTCCCGGATATATAGGTGATGCACCTAGTCACCAGCGCAGCATTTCTGCTGGTAAAGATGAT AAGTTGGACTCTCTGCTCTTGGATGGTGATAATCTGGCGTCTCCATCTTCGACTATGTCTCTTGTATCAGATGCTTCTTCAGGCCTTAAACACCGGCGGTCTTCGAGCAAGTTGAAGGATGAAAATTCTCCGGTTGGTTTTGGTGCGGAATTATCTCAA GGTTGCATTACTCCGGATGAAATGGACCTTCTTGCCGAACAGGTTAAGATGCTTGCTGGTGAGATAGCTTTCAGCAAAAGCACCCTAAAGCGTTTAGTGGATCAGTCCGTAAATGATCCAGAAAACTCAAAACCCCAA ATTCAGAGTCTAGAAAGAGAAATTcaagaaaaacaaacacaaatgaGGTCTTTGGAACAACGAATAACTGAGAGTGGTGAAGGTTCAATTGCTAATGCATCATTTGTTGAGATGCAACAG AAAGTTACGAGATTGATGACACAATGCAATGAGAAGAACTTTGAGCTAGAG ATCATATCAGCAGATAATCGTATTCTCCAAGAACAACTAGAGAAAAAG TGTACTGAGAACAATGAATTACACGAGAAAGTACGCCTTCTAGAGCAAAGGCAATCGAGTCAGAAGCCCTCACCCTCTTGTTCAGGTAATGCTGTCAGTGAAGAGTATGTAGACGAGCTGAAAAAGAAAGTACAATCTCAG GAGATCGAGAATGAAAAGTTGAAGTTAGAGCATGTGCAGAGTGTGGAGGAGATGAGTGGATTAAGAGTGCAAAATCAGAAACTAGCTGAAGAAGCTTCGTACGCTAAGGAATTGGCCTCTGCAGCTGCTATTGAGCTGAAAAATCTAGCTGATGAAGTAACAAAGCTATCCCTTCAAAACGCAAAGCTGGAAAAAGAACTAGTAGCTGCAAGAGACTTAGCGGCAGCAACTCAGACTCGTAACAATAACTCCATGAACAGTGTGGCAAATCGCAATGGGACAAGGCCAGGGAGAAAAGCAAGGATAACAGACTCGTGGAATCTCAACCAAGAAGATCTAAAAATGGAGTTGCAGGCGAGGAAACAGCGAGAAGCAGTTCTCGAGGCCACGTTAGCTGAGAAACAATGCATGGAAGAAGAGTATAGGAAAAAGACGGAAGAAgcaaagagaagagaagaggctTTGGAAAACGATTTAGCCAACATGTGGGTACTTGTTGCCAAGTTGAAGAAAGCAAGTAGTGGGGTTTTGTCAGGGCCAATGAGTAACGAACCTCACATCACTGAGTTTGCAATGGGAGACGAAGCTACAGATTTAGAGAACGAGAGTCAAAACAATGGCATCTTGAAAGAGAGACAAGTGTTGATTGCTGCACCTGAAGAAGTAATAGTTGCCAAGCCTGAAGAGACGCCAAAGGAGGAACCCCTTGTTGCTCGTCTTAAG GCAAGAATGCAAGAAATGAAGGAGAAAGAGATGaaatcacaggcggctgcagcTGCCAACGCAGACGCAAACTCACATGTCTGTAAAGTTTGTTTCGAGTCGCCAACAGCCACGATTCTCCTCCCTTGCCGTCATTTCTGCC TTTGTAAATGTTGTTCACTTGCCTGCTCCGAGTGCCCAATCTGCCGCACCAATATCTCCGATCGCCTGTTCGCCTTTCCCTCTTGA
- the LOC108806657 gene encoding uncharacterized protein LOC108806657 translates to MAAISSVQCLSSYDSHHHYHHQRSQSGSRWRLGSRVLVSSSLCKISLLSGVYLKRRRHLMCAVKGGAAEGAFKKTVELDMMIDALKDANPRELEKLVVENILAFDEVFWLRLAARSDTCTSDDDKKDYEELAATVMTIVDCVVNMTQEKIESSTDVLKAILRPVVEGVEEISWPPRDPHAINQMEKEMIQREKQGQLDEGFLSQVSAQLRQAKEDKDKPGLAAMLQKVLQLYAATVLSKRSYAKKGNEIVKAEQFLETLIKAPEEQWNKLFLEGLTLGKGEVTPDELSSVIKKRVERTLIRTEGGSYEQRILIEYLKGMESRANDVMKLLQG, encoded by the exons ATGGCGGCAATATCCTCTGTTCAATGCTTATCCTCTTACGATtctcatcatcattatcatcatcaacgCTCTCAG AGTGGTTCGCGTTGGAGATTGGGTTCTAGGGTTTTAGTATCTTCGAGTCTGTGTAAGATTTCTCTGCTTTCTGGAGTTTATTTGAAGCGAAg gaGACATTTGATGTGTGCAGTCAAGGGAGGAGCTGCAGAAGGAGCGTTTAAGAAGACTGTCGAACTCGATATGATGATAGATGCTCTTAAAGATGCTAACCCTAGAGAA CTTGAGAAGCTTGTTGTTGAAAACATCCTTGCCTTTGATGAAGTTTTTTGGCTTAGACTAGCTGCCAGGTCGGATACTTGCACATCAGATGATGACAAG AAGGACTATGAGGAGTTAGCTGCAACTGTGATGACCATAGTTGACTGCGTTGTTAATATGACtcag GAGAAGATAGAGTCGTCTACTGATGTTCTGAAAGCGATATTAAGACCCGTTGTGGAAGGAGTTGAAGAAATCTCATGGCCTCCCAGAGATCCTCATGCCATCAATCAAATGGAAAAG GAAATGATACAACGGGAAAAACAAGGGCAACTAGACGAAGGGTTTCTTTCACAAGTTAGTGCTCAGCTACGGCAG GCAAAAGAAGATAAAGACAAACCAGGGCTTGCGGCCATGCTCCAGAAAGTTTTACAACTCTATGCTGCTACGGTCCTCTCCAAGCGTAGCTACGCTAAGAAAG GGAACGAAATTGTAAAGGCGGAGCAGTTTCTGGAAACTCTGATCAAAG CTCCTGAGGAACAATGGAACAAGCTTTTCTTAGAAGGGTTAACACTCGGGAAAGGTGAAGTAACACCTGATGAGCTATCTTCTGTTATAAAGAAACGAGTTGAGCGCACGCTGATTCGAACT GAAGGAGGTTCATACGAGCAGCGAATCTTGATCGAGTATCTCAAAGGGATGGAGTCCAGAGCAAATGATGTTATGAAATTACTTCAGGGTTAA